The stretch of DNA tgtgttttatttgtattttattatttagttatgGAATAATTAAAGTGGCAAAGAAAGAAGATCCACTTATAAAAATAAGAGTCAAAAGAAACATGCACCTGAAATCCttacaaagtaaaataatgagaaATCAGGTTAGAGATCTGTTAGTTAATCATTAATAAAAGAATATGAACATTTGTCAGATGATCAAAGAGATTGTTTAAATGAAAATCTGCCATTATATATAGCGCTTGTAATGTGTAAgcataatcattatattttaaattgataatatacataacaatttgcttatttatttttggttgaaaTTTCAATTAAAGTGCCCACAAAGAAATAAggataaaaacaaattttggGCCATTCTGATTAAACATACTCAAATACTTTAGTGCTATACTGGTTGGAAAAAGGTGTAAACCATTTGTTGATTAAATACAGAGCACATATTACTTTGTAAATCTCTGAAGGTTGTAGAAAATAATGGAGATGAAATATAAGGTGATATTAGAAAACTATCCTTCGAACCTCCCATCCTATAAATGCAttgaataaagaaataaagaactGAATAAAGACTACTTTTCACATTTTGTTGATTCAAagtaaaagaaattaattcaaatattatcAGAAACAATGAAGTAATGTTGTCTGTACTGTATAAGTTTCTTATTAAAAGACATAAATAATTGtcatataaataattaacaaaatgcATAATTGGTCAAGTTAATAAGTTGAACACACGCCCCTGTTACTTCAGAATATTACAGTTTCAGGAGGCAGTTAGAGACATTTGAGTTTACTACAAGCTCAAAACAAACCTCAAACAAACTCAAACAGAACAGCATGTCTAACACCTTTATCTTTTTCAAATTACACTGATCATAGCATTCATGAATTATTTACACAATCTGAAGAAACTGATAAGGTCTTGAAACTTGCTTAGAAAGTTATAAATacatgttttgttcagtttagctgtgataatataacaataatgtCCACTATGAAACCACGTGATATGTAAAGCTCTCACCTCTTTGATGAATATCCTCACTGAGAGGACAGCAACGCTGCATGGTCCAATCAAAGgcagtttttaatgtttcttaacCAATGCAGCATTATAAGGTCAGTTCAAAGAAATATCTTCTGTCTTTGCTTTGAACTATTAATCCATGTCCTGTCAGTTCCACATTATTCCCAGCTGCCATAAAGACAGGATGGAAACACTGGAAAACCTCCTTTTGTCCAGTTAGAAAGCTTCCTGGAAGAAGGCCCTGGAACTTTTGCTCCCAGTCGAGTCACTGTGATGGGATTCAGCCGTTTTATCCAAGGCAGGAGTGCGATTTCATACAAAACCCAGCTTCATTGATGAACGATGACATTTTGGGCAGCCCTTTGTGCCATTTGTCTGCAGACACCTGTGTGAACAGAACATAGTGAGTTGCGTAGCTATGAGCTTGGTGGCTACAGAGAGTAATAAACAATACATACTTGAGGTGGAAAATGTGAGAGCAGGGCAAGGCCTGCAACTGCTGGTTCCTCTCTCCGATAGACTCCCCACACATGCCACAGTAGAGCTCCAGCTCTTCCACGCACTGCAGGAACTTCACCACCTGCTCTCTCAACTCATCCTGCTGCTCCTTACAGCGGTAGATGCCTTCACACAGGCTGTGTACCTTCAGGATACACAGCTGGAAGAGAAGAACACAGAGATGGATAGTCAAATACTATGCTAATGCTAATAGGTATAGCTATAATAATGCCTAatgcagtggtctcaaactcaattcctggagggccacagctctgcacagttttgctccaaccctaatcaaacacacctgatccagctaatcaaggtcttcaggattactagaaacttccaaacAGGTGTGAGCTGCATGGAGCTGgtagctgtggccctccaggaattgagtttgagaccactggcCTAATGCTATGTCATCAAAGCTCCACTGCTTCTGAAGCAGCGTTGAAAATGAGATGCTAGTCTCTTGTAGATGCATCACCTTGTTTCCAATCGCCTCGGCCAGATCATGTGCTCTTTGCATTGAGTCCAGAGCCTGTGAAAGCcataaaattataaagaaaTAATCATTAACAAATTGGCCATTTGAGATATTCCAGATGAGTCGATCACAAATGGACATCTATTATGAAAACTACACAATCAAATCAGTTTCTTGACCTTATCATATTCCTTCTGCAGAATCCAGCACTTTCCCACCCCGACGTAGATGGATGCTTGTCCAAGGCGGTTGCCAATCTCTGACATTATGCACATGGAGGACTCGTAGCGAGGGAATGCTTTCTGTATTGAAGGTGAGCACATGAAgaaaagtaacatttacaaCACACTTGGTTGAGTATTCTGCAACAGGAATGCAAAAATAATCAAGAATAGCTGCGATTATTCCTGCGATTTTGCATTGAACATTGCAGCTAGTTGCAAGAATGttgtatattaaagggttagtttacccaaaaatgaaaattctgtcattaagtactacCCTCATGATgtcccacacccgtaagaccttcattcatcttcggaacacaaattaagatatttttgatgaaatccgagagctctctgactcctccatagacaacAATTTAATgaccactttcaaggtctagaaaggtactaaagacatatttaaaacagttcatgtgactacagtggttcaaccttaatgttatgaagcgacgagaatactttttgtgcacaaaaacaaaacaaaaataatgactttattcaacaatttcttctcttctgtgtcattctcctacactgttttAGGTTcggcgcttccaggttctacgtcagaacgccggctcagtattggccgatgctgtacacgtgagcaccacgacgcatgtgtgtgatgagCTGGCCAATACGGAGTCGGCGTAACCCGGAAGCGCTAAACTGtctatacaacgtaaacagcgtgGAAAACTGACAGGGAtaagacgaatttgttgaataaagtcgttatttttgttttgtttttgtgcacaaaaagtattctcgtcgcttcataacattaaggttgaaccactgtagtcacatggtctattttaacgatgtctttagtacctttctggaccttgaaagtggtaattaaattgctgtctatggagggtcagagagctctcagatttcatcaaaaatatcttaatttgtgttcgaagatgaacgaaggtcttacgggtcagggacgacatgagggtgagtaattaatgacagaattttcatttttgggtgaactaacgctttaatGTAAATTCcattaatcaacatttaacaatcctaattataatataaaaggAAATAAATGACAATTATGATTTTAGTCATAACTGTAAAGAACAATACTCTAATAATTTGTGGGATAGTGAAAAAATTGTTTGTATAAAAATTATGTGCTAAATGCACTAGTAAGTTTCAGTAGGATCCCTAGCAATGATATCCAATGTGatattaagaataaaaaaaacaaaaatgctagCAATATACTGGAAAGAAAGCTTAAGTCAAAAGATATTGGGGTTTGCATTAAACTTACATCAACATCTTTCTGACAGCGATGAATATCCGCAAAGTTAAGCAGACACAATGCCTGAAGAGGTCGATCTCCATGCTGCAATGCGATCTTCATTGATTCCTGAGAGACATAagattttttacaatattaaggaATCATGTATCCGTGTTGTTCTCCACAGTTTCACAAATACTGTAGAATGTAGGGTTATATTTTGCTTTTGCATGCTTGTTTTTACTGCTTTCTCCATTataatttaagtatatttcctttacatttttttttaacctataATAAGAACAGCTCCACAttgcacatacagtatacagtTTAAGTAAGCATAAAGTTAATCTTGCTGTCACTTCCATTTACGACAGACAATATATATGCTCCCTCAGACATTCCCCCAGGTGGCTCAAATGTCCCATCATCAGATGTTCTTTGGCTTCACATATTACCTAGaaattatgtaatcacgttgggccttgtttataaaacgcGCATATAGTTATAGTCACacaatttaaattgtttttactgtatttttgattaaataaatgcaaccttggtgaacataagagacttatttcaaaaattattccaaacttttgaccagtagtgtatgtACCAACAGACCTCATACACAATCGAAAAGTTGCGTGACAGCTGGAACAGAGCCTGCATTAATCCCCACTGTTAGACGTCAGTAAATCACTGCTGCAGAGAGCACATTGTGACGCTCACAGTCCAAAGCAATGACTGGCTGTGATATTTCTCTCCTCGTCATTAGCGAGGGGCTAAGTGTAAGCTCTGCTCTTCATTAACACTCCTTTCAGACGGCACCTCAGCAGGATGGACTCTCGACTGGCGTATTTTTATCAGCCATAGTAAAGGGGGCTGGCACAACTTGTCCTACAAATAGCTGCACCTGTCAGTTGTGCTGTGGCCCGAGCAGCAGAAATTCAGAGGCCAGGGTTACGCCAAGGGGactgataaatatgatcaacaTGCGGCATCCTGGGGGATTAAGATGCTGCCTTAAATTCGTCCAGGTGACCATTGACACAAGCAGCCATATTTGTAAGATTATGATGCAATACAACATAAATACACAtgctaaatgtatattttaagaGCAAAGTGtcaaaataattcaatttaataaaataaaaatgtcatttttacagaATAAATCTGGTAGCTGTGGTTGCCAAAATAATTATGTAAtgaatacacaaaaaaatgtaaagatattTACTGAACAACTTGTACATTTCACAATTTAAAGctgtaatttacaaataaataaataggtaaATCCAACAGCCTTTTCTGCTGAATTAGCAAGGTCATGCTGCTACTGTTTTGTACTTTTTACATGAACAGACATTCACCATAAGACTGGGGGTAAATTAATGGGAaacgaatttcatctagtggaaacttttggtactgcgcccaaacaaaatcttactgaaagcttattttttgagatttcaagctcaaatttggaacacaacttgtttagatttatgtcTTTGATTTTCTCTCAGTTACagagtaaaaggtgttttgGAAAACAggtatttcatataaaaattgaaaatagtatttttgtgcgtttttcataacaataaacgtaaaatactattttaagttcattttttaagcttttttcacttcagcaataatctgccaagcgTTGCCTTTAAAAAGAGatcaaacttaagtctgtgccccaaagcattcaagatttaaaatttcattttcaggtctatgctcaaaaaagTTTATGGATTATTTATAACtactgtataaatataatttagtaccataaaatccactaaaaatacaaaatattaaataaaaaacattgtcaaactaaaatatagtatattcatttcatttaaattaaaaaaaggtaatttttgaCCACCAAGCGAAGAGCAccaagatgtaacataaaaccctacataactgataaaagaagaagaagaaatataattattcaaattaaaaaccttcaaatgtgaagtgtcacacagggaattctgGTCAAGTCAATTTACGCCTTTTCACTGTAAATTCTAagatgatttgttctttttacctCCAAAAAGggtacatttaacagtattttactgtaaaatgacacaaaatataaaatctattacagtttttacccCTATATAGTATGGGAACTTACTGTTTACCAATTAACAgtcttttacagttaaaattacaatgattttttttacagtatgtgtgatAAAAAAGCCTGCACATACATTATTAATTTAGAAATGGTTGATGTAtcataaaatcataataaatctTTGTACCTCACAGCATTCCATTGCATCCGGTAAGCGCATCAGCTTCCTGTAGGCCACTGACATATGGTACTGGCTCATGGCACGGTACTTTAGACTCCATCCTTTACCGTAGTCATTCACCAGTTCAGCTGCTTTGCAAGGAAAGAAGAGTGCTTTCTCATAATCCTGCAACAGCACAAAATATGCAGATATGGACACTTATTAGAAGCATAAAACAAGTTGTACATAATTATTAGGAACTTATATCAATTATAATCAGcttataacatttaaaagaatgttgatTCAAAATAACAACCAAATACTAGTAAAGAAAACTTCTGCAAATTACTGACTGATAAGCTTAAAATTAGATATTTCAAGtcaatacataaatacatttaaataaatatgattatcAAAATGTGTGTAAATGAGAATGCTCAAAGCAAGCAACCACTCAAAGCTGATCATTTCCCCTGTGGCAGGGAGACTGAACTCTGCCACAGCTAAAAGGAGCCGTCTTATTATTGCTACTAGTAGCGCTTACATTCTCTGCATGCCTCTTCATCACATACATATTACAGCAGGCCTTCCTGGGAATCCAGGGGATTTGCTCTCTTTAAATCTCTGGTGTCAAGGTGAGTACAAATGCCTATATCTAGCCAAACCTACTTTGTCTGACTTGCAATTGGATACATTGTACATAACATGTAGGCAGTTTGTTAGTCATGCTTACTACTCTGTCAGTGAAATAGAACTTACATTATACAGTGATGCTGGTAGACAGTGATCATACTGAGGGTTTTCCTCAGTTAACATacatacactactattcaaaagttgttgttttttaaaagaaattaatacttttattcagcaagaatgtgttaaagacatttacattgttacaaaagatttctattttgaataaatgctgaactttctattcatgatATAttcctgggaaaaaaaaaaatgcagtttccattttgagctccaaatcagcatattagaatgatttctgaaggatcatgtgacactgaagagtagtgatgctgaaaattcagctttaccatcttgttaaattgtaatatttcacaatattactgttctactgtattttttgatcaaataattgcagccttgttgagcataagaaacttttggacaaaacacaaacttttggacagtagtatacactaccagtcaaacaTTTAGACACTTGAATGAATTTATGTCTCTCATGATCTCAAAAACCTGATCTAAAGGCTAGATTATGGGTGATATTAATGATTTtctatacattatttatttaaatagatttagttttaattgatAAGTGTGTAGTGAAGGAAAAATAGCCAACACGTGTCCAGCAGTCTTGTGAACTCCTTCAACACGGTTTAAAAGCATgtgtaaaatagtaataataaaaataagtagatGTGTCACAAGGAGAAAAGAGTGATAAAAGGGAAGGATTTAGTAGTGATACCTTAAGCTGAATGTAGAAGTTGCCCAAACTGCAGCAGACCCTGCACTCCAGCATCTTGTCATCGTTGTTGTGAGCGTATCGCAGGGCCTTCTCGTAGCTCACTAAGGCCTTTTGGAAAACACTAAGGCCCAGGTAGGCATTGCCCATGCTCAAACACACTTGCCCATTGAGCTGTAGGCTAACTGTGGTGCCCTGCATGTTTAAGCAGGTCTCACAGTATGAGACTGTCTTCTGGAATTCACAAAGCTTCTCATTGCTGCGTGCCAGGTTCAGGTAGCCCTCCGTCAGGTAGTCCGGGTCCTCCATTTCTCTGGCTGTGTTTATCTGAGCTAGGGAGTACTGATCGATTGTTGCATGTACATGGGGACAGAAaacaatagaaaatagttaattaataaaattattttataggAGTCTAAAAATTACAGATAGTTAGCATACAAATAAAAGCCCGTTCAGGTGTTCCTCATAGGGCAAAATTAAACCTGTTGC from Ctenopharyngodon idella isolate HZGC_01 chromosome 18, HZGC01, whole genome shotgun sequence encodes:
- the rapsn gene encoding 43 kDa receptor-associated protein of the synapse, with translation MVIFMRDFVAEMGQDQTKQQIEKGLKLYQSNDTEKALYVWMKVLRKTSDPGGKFRVLGCLITAHSEMGKYKEMLQYSLAQINTAREMEDPDYLTEGYLNLARSNEKLCEFQKTVSYCETCLNMQGTTVSLQLNGQVCLSMGNAYLGLSVFQKALVSYEKALRYAHNNDDKMLECRVCCSLGNFYIQLKDYEKALFFPCKAAELVNDYGKGWSLKYRAMSQYHMSVAYRKLMRLPDAMECCEESMKIALQHGDRPLQALCLLNFADIHRCQKDVDKAFPRYESSMCIMSEIGNRLGQASIYVGVGKCWILQKEYDKALDSMQRAHDLAEAIGNKLCILKVHSLCEGIYRCKEQQDELREQVVKFLQCVEELELYCGMCGESIGERNQQLQALPCSHIFHLKCLQTNGTKGCPKCHRSSMKLGFV